A genomic region of Cannabis sativa cultivar Pink pepper isolate KNU-18-1 chromosome 1, ASM2916894v1, whole genome shotgun sequence contains the following coding sequences:
- the LOC115707135 gene encoding 3-oxoacyl-[acyl-carrier-protein] synthase II, chloroplastic, whose amino-acid sequence MEVSSIASPPYTCFAVQSQNRLIISQRAQRKKLIIPTCCINGNGAISASKNTLSCAFDQHNIEYYTSRGLYATLPVFGDNTSFPIYGSKSTVSITGKKKTRLMSCEAHSTDKATCTTVEADSKEKTRKRRVVVTGLGVISSIGHDPNAFYTNLLEGVSGISEIEGFDCSEFPSRIAGEIKSFSTEEYVSPKISRRADKFMLYMLTAGKKALLDSGITSQEMGELDKSRCGVIIGTALGGMAVSTEAVEALRVSYRKINPFTVPFATANMGSAILAIDLGWTGPNYSISTACATSNFCILNAAQHIISDDADMMLCGGSDAGVIPISIGGFISCRLLSRQNDEPTKASRPWDTNRDGFVMGEGAGVLLLEELEHAKKRGATIYAELLGGSFTCNAFRTDDSGKEISLCMERALAQSGVAPEDVNYINAHAISSPASDIKEIRAINRCFGKNPNLRVNSTKSMIGHLLGAAGAVEAVATVKAIQTGLVHPNINLDNPDEGVDMNVLVGKKKERLDIKVALSNSLAFGGQNSSLVFAPYYK is encoded by the exons ATGGAGGTTTCTTCCATAGCTTCTCCACCTTACACATGTTTCGCAGTTCAGTCTCAGAATAGACTGATCATCAGCCAACGAGCTCAAAGAAAAAAGCTTATAATTCCAACATGTTGCATCAATGGCAATGGTGCCATTTCTGCTTCTAAAAATACACTTTCCTGTGCTTTTGATCAACATAACATAGAGTATTACACCTCCAGAGGACTTTATGCAACTTTACCTGTCTTTGGTGACAATACTTCATTCCCCATTTATGGATCAAAGAGTACTGTCTCCATAACTGGAAAAAAGAAAACTAGGCTCATGAGTTGTGAAGCTCATTCTACAG ACAAAGCTACTTGTACTACTGTTGAAGCTGATTCTAAGGAAAAAACAAGGAAAAGAAGAGTAGttgtgacagggttgggtgtgATAAGCTCCATTGGTCATGATCCAAATGCCTTCTACACTAATCTTCTTGAAGGTGTCAGTGGCATAAGTGAGATAGAGGGATTTGATTGTTCTGAATTTCCCTCG cGAATCGCTGGAGAGATAAAGTCATTTTCAACAGAAGAATATGTGTCTCCCAAGATTTCTAGAAGGGCAGACAAATTCATGCTTTATATGCTCACTGCAGGAAAGAAAGCACTGCTAGATAGTGGAATTACTTCACAAGAAATGGGAGAATTAGATAAAAGCAGATGTGGTGTCATAATTGGCACTGCACTGGGAGGCATGGCA GTCTCTACTGAAGCAGTAGAAGCTTTAAGAGTTTCTTATAGGAAGATAAATCCCTTTACTGTACCTTTTGCCACAGCCAATATGGGATCTGCTATACTAGCAATAGACTtg GGGTGGACAGGACCAAACTACTCAATATCAACAGCTTGTGCAACAAGCAATTTTTGCATACTAAATGCAGCACAACATATTATAAGTGACGATGCA GACATGATGCTTTGTGGTGGATCAGATGCAGGAGTTATTCCCATAT CTATTGGAGGTTTTATATCATGCAGATTACTCTCGCGTCAAAATGATGAACCAACTAAAGCTTCACGGCCTTGGGATACT AATCGAGATGGATTTGTGATGGGAGAAGGTGCTGGAGTTTTGCTATTGGAAGAGTTGGAACATGCTAAG AAGAGAGGAGCAACAATTTATGCAGAGCTTTTAGGGGGAAGTTTCACTTGTAATGCTTTTCGTACTGATG ATTCGGGGAAAGAAATATCGCTTTGCATGGAGAGGGCTTTAGCTCAATCTGGGGTAGCTCCAGAAGATGTAAACTACATAAATGCACATGCTATATCATCACCAGCCAGTGATATAAAAGAAATCCGAGCTATAAACAGATGTTTTGGCAAGAATCCAAAT CTGAGAGTAAACTCTACTAAATCCATGATAGGCCATCTTTTGGGGGCTGCTGGTGCTGTTGAAGCTGTTGCAACAGTTAAG GCAATACAAACTGGTTTGGTGCATCCAAACATAAATCTTGATAATCCTGATGAAGGGGTG GACATGAATGTTCTAGTGGGGAAGAAGAAGGAGCGTTTGGACATAAAGGTAGCATTGTCCAACTCATTGGCCTTCGGCGGACAGAACTCGTCTCTTGTATTTGCACCTTATTACAAGTGA
- the LOC115707136 gene encoding 3-oxoacyl-[acyl-carrier-protein] synthase II, chloroplastic, producing MEVSSIASSPCTWFSVQSQNRLSPRAQRNNLTIILACCNNGKGAFDQYKKEYYSSRGLYAPLAVIGENISFPICGSKSNSFITRRRKSRLMNCEAHSADKATCATVEADSKKETRKRRVVVTGLGVVSSIGHDPNAFYTNLLEGVSGISEIEGFDCSEFPSRIAGQIKSFSTEEEYVSPKISKRADKFMLYMLTAGKKALIDSGITSQKMGELDKARCGVLIGSALGGISVFTEANEALRSSYRKINPFTVPFTGTNMGPAILAIDLGWTGPNYSISAACATSNSCILNAAHHITSGDADMMLCGGSESAIVPISIGGFIACKLLSRQNDEPTKASRPWDTTRDGFVMGEGAGVLLLEELEHAKRRGATIYAEFLGGSLTCDALRYDESGREISLCMENALAQSGVAPEDVNYINAHAISSPTSDMEEIRAINRCFGKNPNLRVNSTKSMIGHLLGAAGAVEAVATVKAIQTGMVHPNINLDNFDEGTGMNALVGKKKERLDIKVALSNSLAFGGQNSSLVFAPYK from the exons ATGGAGGTTTCTTCCATAGCTTCTTCTCCTTGTACATGGTTCTCGGTTCAGTCTCAGAATAGACTGAGCCCACGAGCTCAAAGAAACAATCTTACTATTATTCTAGCATGTTGCAACAATGGCAAAGGTGCTTTTGATCAATATAAAAAAGAGTACTACAGCTCCAGGGGACTTTATGCACCTTTAGCTGTCATTGGTGAAAATATTTCATTCCCCATTTGTGGATCAAAGAGTAATTCCTTCATAACTAGAAGAAGGAAAAGTAGGCTCATGAATTGTGAAGCTCATTCTGCAG ACAAAGCTACTTGTGCTACTGTGGAAGCTGATTCTAAGAAAGAAACAAGGAAAAGAAGAGTAGttgtgacagggttgggtgtgGTAAGCTCCATTGGTCATGATCCAAATGCCTTCTACACTAATCTTCTTGAAGGTGTCAGTGGCATAAGTGAGATAGAGGGCTTTGATTGTTCTGAATTTCCCTCg CGAATCGCCGGACAAATAAAGTCTTTTTCAACAGAAGAAGAATATGTGTCTCCAAAGATTTCTAAGAGGGCAGACAAATTCATGCTTTATATGCTCACTGCAGGAAAGAAAGCATTGATAGATAGTGGGATTACTTCACAAAAAATGGGAGAATTAGATAAAGCCAGATGTGGAGTCTTAATTGGCTCAGCATTAGGAGGCATATCA GTTTTTACTGAAGCAAATGAAGCATTAAGATCTTCTTACAGAAAGATAAATCCCTTTACTGTTCCTTTTACAGGAACCAACATGGGCCCTGCTATACTAGCAATAGACTtg GGCTGGACAGGACCAAACTACTCAATATCAGCAGCTTGTGCAACTAGCAATTCTTGTATACTGAATGCAGCACATCATATTACCAGTGGTGATGCA GACATGATGCTTTGTGGTGGATCAGAATCAGCGATTGTTCCCATAT CTATTGGAGGTTTTATAGCATGCAAATTACTCTCGCGTCAAAATGATGAACCAACTAAAGCTTCGCGACCATGGGATACT ACTAGAGATGGATTTGTGATGGGAGAAGGTGCTGGAGTTTTGTTATTGGAAGAATTGGAACATGCTAAG AGGAGAGGAGCAACTATTTACGCAGAGTTTTTAGGGGGAAGCCTCACTTGTGACGCTCTTCGTTATGATG AATCAGGGAGAGAAATATCTCTTTGCATGGAGAACGCTTTAGCTCAATCTGGGGTAGCCCCAGAAGATGTAAACTACATAAATGCACATGCTATATCATCACCAACCAGTGATATGGAAGAAATCAGAGCTATAAACAGATGTTTTGGAAAGAATCCAAAT CTGAGAGTGAACTCTACCAAATCCATGATAGGCCACCTTTTGGGGGCTGCTGGTGCTGTTGAAGCTGTTGCAACAGTTAAG GCAATACAAACTGGGATGGTGCACCCAAACATAAATCTTGATAATTTCGATGAGGGCACG GGCATGAATGCTCTAGTGGGAAAGAAGAAGGAGCGTTTGGACATAAAGGTAGCATTGTCCAACTCACTGGCCTTCGGCGGACAGAACTCGTCTCTTGTATTTGCGCCTTACAAGTGA
- the LOC115707137 gene encoding 25.3 kDa vesicle transport protein SEC22-1, with product MVKLTMIARVTDGLPLAEGLDDGRDITDVEFYKQQVKALFKNLSRGHNEPSRMSVETGPYIFHYITEGRVCYLTMCDRAYPKKLAYQYLEDLKNEFERVNRVGQIETAARPYAFIKFDTFIQKTKKLYQDTHTQRNISKLNDELYEVHQIMTRNVQEVLGVGEKLDQVSQMSSRLTSESRIYADKARDLNRQALIRKWAPVAIVLGVVFLLFWVKNKLW from the exons ATGGTAAAGCTAACGATGATTGCCCGAGTTACTGATGGTCTTCCACTAGCAGAGGGGCTCGATGATGGCCGTGATATAACAGATGTTGAATTCTACAAACAGCAAGTCAAAGCATTGTTCAAAAACCTCTCAAGAGGTCACAATGAGCCGTCAAGGATGTCAGTTGAAACTGGACCTTACATTTTCCA CTATATAACAGAAGGACGTGTCTGTTACTTGACAATGTGCGACCGTGCCTACCCAAAGAAACTTGCTTATCAATACCTTGAAGACTTGAAGAATGAATTTGAGCGTGTTAACAGGGTGGGGCAAATTGAAACTGCGGCCAGACCATACGCCTTCATTAAGTTTG ATACATTCATACAGAAAACAAAGAAATTGTACCAGGACACTCATACTCAACGGAATATTTCAAAGTTGAATGATGAGCTCTATGAAGTCCACCAAATAATGACTCGAAACGTCCAGGAAGTCCTTGGCGTCGGTGAAAAGTTGGACC AGGTTAGCCAAATGTCCAGTCGATTAACATCTGAATCACGCATATATGCTGATAAGGCGAGGGATCTTAATCGACAG GCTTTAATTCGGAAGTGGGCCCCAGTTGCCATTGTTCTTGGAGTAGTGTTCCTCCTCTTCTGGGTTAAAAACAAGCTCTGGTGA
- the LOC115707138 gene encoding phosphatidate phosphatase PAH1: MNVVGKVGSLIAGGVYSVATPFHPFGGAVDVIVVRQQDGTFRSTPWYVRFGKFQGVLKGTEKVVGIAVNGVDANFHMYLDNSGEAYFIKEIDVGKGSELNGVAKNDQEFNEGSSSINGDKNNKENEHVNNIRRLEHSVSDSAVVQLQEERDSLGEDGRFYEFQDDESSLDDSEYGSSRFESLDGDKIVKSQNLNSEVVLVSVDGHILTAPITALEQDTENVQLSTPQFHLGPGESSEFCDVNDEFSTDENSWLDYISKLNAPKPNDTSDNLSIVNNEESVFCQQQLEVREGEEEHAFLSTETQNFKMEEKIILARSDLEDALQVNDSESSDVSAHIKDLSSSSDAYISQSNHTIIVANDAEEVTAEFRNDDGSSLSCSSFPLNNDTSMNIKLEDEPADDSEDEESLSPHSVTKNSELKDEQSIIGIDSIDITPERPTDKEEPQTTSTEIQIQSSTRFEISLCGNKLNAGMGLDAAAEAFDAHRILAEDFKSSGSSIIKDGNLIIRFRGQYFPWEKAAHLALGVAAFGMDLPIDLKDAIPVEQDNTRKAGNGSGLTSTPSGRRWRLWPIPFRRVKTLEHTNSTSSNEEEFVDSESVLHSSQAETTPSTPTSQTFHESPRKQFVRTNIPTNEQIASLNLKEGQNIVTFSFSTRVLGRQQVDAHIYLWKWNARIVISDVDGTITKSDVLGQFMPLVGKDWTQSGVAKLFSAIKENGYQLLFLSARAIVQAYLTRSFLLNLKQDGSTLPNGPVVISPDGLFPSLYREVIRRAPHEFKIACLEDIKKLFPNDYNPFYAGFGNRDTDELSYRKIGIPKGKIFIINPKGEVAISHRIDVKSYTSLHTLVNDMFPPTSLIEQEDFNSWNFWRVPLPEIDD, encoded by the exons ATGAATGTCGTAGGAAAAGTTGGGAGCTTAATTGCTGGTGGTGTTTACTCTGTTGCAACACCGTTTCATCCTTTTGGTGGTGCTGTTGATGTCATTGTTGTTCGACAGCAAGATGGAACTTTTCGAAGTACACCATGGTATGTTAGATTTGGTAAATTTCAGGGTGTTCTTAAAGGTACTGAGAAGGTTGTTGGTATAGCAGTCAATGGGGTTGATGCCAATTTTCATATGTATCTTGATAACTCTGGTGAGGCCTATTTTATCAAGGAGATTGATGTTGGTAAAGGGAGTGAGCTAAATGGGGTCGCCAAGAATGATCAAGAATTTAATGAGGGGAGTAGTAGCATAAATGGTGATAAGAACAACAAGGAAAATGAACATGTTAATAATATTCGTAGACTCGAGCATAGTGTGTCTGATTCTGCTGTAGTTCAATTGCAAGAGGAGCGTGATTCTTTGGGGGAAGATGGGAGGTTTTATGAATTTCAAGATGATGAATCTTCTCTTGATGATTCAGAGTATGGTTCTAGCCGTTTTGAGAGTTTAGATGGTGACAAAATTGTTAAATCCCAGAATTTAAATTCAGAAGTTGTATTGGTAAGTGTGGATGGTCATATATTAACAGCCCCCATCACGGCATTGGAACAGGATACTGAAAATGTTCAATTAAGCACCCCTCAGTTTCATCTTGGCCCAGGTGAAAGTTCTGAGTTTTGTGATGTCAACGATGAGTTCAGTACAGACGAAAATTCTTGGCTGGATTATATTAGTAAGCTGAATGCACCTAAACCAAATGATACATCTGATAATCTCTCTATAGTTAACAATGAGGAAAGTGTTTTTTGTCAGCAGCAGCTGGAAGTACGTGAAGGTGAGGAAGAACATGCCTTTCTATCTACTGaaactcaaaattttaaaatggaagaaaaaattattttggcgCGTAGTGATCTAGAAGATGCATTGCAAGTAAATGATTCGGAATCATCAGATGTTTCTGCACATATTAAAGATTTAAGTTCATCATCAGATGCTTATATTTCACAGTCTAACCATACTATTATAGTTGCTAATGACGCTGAAGAGGTTACTGCTGAATTCAGAAATGATGATGGGTCATCTCTTTCATGTAGTTCTTTTCCACTTAACAACGATACAAGTATGAATATAAAGCTAGAAGATGAACCAGCTGATGATTCTGAAGATGAAGAGAGTTTATCTCCTCATTCTGTTACTAAAAATTCAGAGTTGAAGGATGAACAGTCAATTATTGGGATAGACTCTATTGACATTACACCAGAGAGACCTACAGACAAAGAGGAACCTCAAACAACTTCTACAGAGATACAAATTCAGTCCAGTACAA GGTTCGAGATCTCGCTCTGTGGGAACAAACTTAATGCAGGCATGGGCTTGGATGCGGCTGCTGAAGCTTTTGATGCACATCGCATTTTGGCAGAGGATTTTAAAAGTTCTGGCTCATCAATTATTAAGGATGGAAATCTGATCATTAGATTTAGAGGGCAGTATTTTCCATGGGAAAAAGCTGCTCATTTAGCTCTTGGAGTAGCTGCATTTGGTATGGACTTGCCTATTGATCTCAAGGACGCAATTCCTGTGGAACAGGACAACACACGAAAGGCTGGGAATGGTTCTGGATTGACATCCACTCCCTCTGGACGCAGGTGGCGCCTATGGCCTATTCCATTTAGAAGGGTCAAAACACTTGAGCACACCAACAGTACTTCGTCAAACGAGGAAGAATTTGTTGATTCTGAATCTGTTTTACACAGCTCACAAGCAGAAACGACCCCAAGTACTCCGACATCCCAAACCTTCCATGAATCTCCTCGCAAACAATTTGTGAGGACAAATATTCCCACTAATGAGCAGATAGCATCTTTGAACCTGAAAGAAGGTCAAAATATTGTGACATTTAGTTTCTCTACTCGGGTTCTTGGAAGACAACAg GTTGACGCACACATTTATTTATGGAAGTGGAATGCACGAATTGTAATTTCTGATGTTGATGGTACAATAACAAA GTCAGATGTTTTAGGTCAATTCATGCCTTTGGTTGGGAAAGATTGGACACAATCTGGGGTGGCTAAGCTTTTCTCTGCAATTAAG GAAAATGGATACCAGCTACTATTTCTCAGTGCACGAGCTATTGTTCAGGCGTATCTAACTAGAAGCTTTTTACTTAACCTTAAACAG GATGGAAGCACTCTACCAAATGGACCTGTTGTGATCTCACCAGATGGATTATTTCCTTCGTTGTACCGCGAAG TAATAAGAAGAGCACCTCATGAATTCAAGATTGCATGTCTAGAG GATATTAAGAAGCTGTTCCCTAATGATTACAATCCATTTTATGCGGGTTTTGGAAACAGAGACACAGATGAACTGAGTTACAGGAAGATTGGGATTCCAAAAGggaaaatatttattatcaatCCTAAG GGTGAGGTAGCCATTAGTCATAGGATTGATGTGAAGTCATACACTTCTTTACACACTCTTGTGAATGACATGTTTCCTCCAACTTCATTGATAGAACAG GAAGACTTCAACTCATGGAATTTTTGGAGAGTACCACTGCCAGAAATTGATGACTAA